The Equus przewalskii isolate Varuska unplaced genomic scaffold, EquPr2 ChrUn-10, whole genome shotgun sequence genome window below encodes:
- the CDC42SE1 gene encoding CDC42 small effector protein 1 has translation MSEFWHKLGCCVVEKPQPKKKRRRIDRTMIGEPMNFVHLTHIGSGEMGAGDGLAMTGAVQEQMRSKGNRDRPWSNSRGL, from the exons ATGAGTGAATTTTGGCACAAACTGGGCTGCTGCGTGGTAGAGAAACCCCAGCCG aagaagaagaggaggcgAATTGACCGGACCATGATTGGGGAACCAATGAATTTTGTCCACCTGACTCATATTGGCTCTGGGGAGATGGGGGCTGGAGATGGACTTGCCATG ACAGGTGCAGTTCAGGAGCAGATGAGATCCAAGGGAAACCGAGACAGGCCATGGAGCAATTCTAGGGGCTTGTAG
- the CUNH1orf56 gene encoding protein MENT, translated as MRDLSSGSEKVNCSSPTLCITSRLWVRHGFLRRGSLGFQLSPWAAGAPARRGPGGGARRARPSPQRASVQTTWWVERGREGEKAGAPASLTGLPPNPTPPSPMVPAAGALLWALLLSLGLQAAGAQGLTSTGMQRVSFRFGGPMTRSYRTTARTGAPRKMRVTVEDEDDLVAEADHLAGPAAAELLASTVYTGISQSRLSQEEDGSLEEGVVIDAGKSNTRSGIPSMDSTTRGSSSRFTANSQEPEIRLTSSPPPSTWRSSMDLPPSGSTLNQWSTAGATPNAWPPPSATAMPPPEDLRVVLMPWGPWHCHCKSGTMSRTRAGKLHGLSGRLRVGALSQLRTEHRPCTYQQCPCNRHREECPLDSGLCPDTSCTTQTTTTTTASMPPLSARLRPTPFPMSSPSPALDFWKRVRMGLEDIWNSLSSVFTEMQPIERNQR; from the exons ATGAGAGATTTAAGCTCTGGCTCAGAGAAAGTGAACTGCTCTTCCCCGACCCTTTGCATCACAAGCCGTCTGTGGGTTCGGCACGGATTCCTGCGCAGAGGCTCCCTAGGGTTTCAGCTCAGCCCCTGGGCGGCGGGAGCTCCCGCAAGAcgagggcctgggggaggggcgcgGCGCGCGCGTCCGAGCCCCCAGCGGGCTTCGGTTCAAACGACCTGGTGGGtcgagagaggaagggagggagagaaggcaggagctCCGGCCTCCCTCACTGGCCTCCCTCCCAACCCCACGCCGCCTAGCCCCATGGTCCCCGCCGCCGGCGCGCTGCTCTGGGCCTTGCTGCTGAGTCTGGGGCTCCAGGCGGCGGGGGCCCAAGGCCTGACTTCGACCGGGATGCAGCGGGTCAGTTTCCGCTTCGGGGGCCCTATGACCCGCAGCTACCGGACCACCGCCCGGACTGGTGCTCCCCGGAAGATGAGGGTAACAGTAGAGGATGAGGATGACCTCGTGGCTGAGGCGGACCACCTGGCAGGCCCGGCCGCTGCCGAGCTCTTGGCCTCCACGGTGTACACAGGCATCAGCCAGTCGCGTTTGTCGCAGGAAGAGGATGGATCTTTGGAAGAGGGCGTTGTGATTGACGCTGGAAAGAGTAACACCAGGTCGGGGATTCCCAGTATGGATTCCACTACAAGGGGGTCCAGCTCAAGGTTTACAGCAAATAGCCAGGAGCCGGAAATCAGGCTGACTTCAAGTCCGCCGCCCTCCACCTGGAGGTCTAGTATGGACCTACCACCCTCCGGGAGTACCCTGAACCAGTGGTCAACAGCAGGGGCCACGCCGAACGCGTGGCCACCACCCTCGGCCACAGCCATGCCACCTCCTGAGGATCTGCGGGTGGTGCTGATGCCTTGGGGCCCGTGGCACTGCCACTGCAAGTCAGGCACCATGAGCCGGACCCGGGCCGGGAAGCTGCATGGCCTTTCAGGACGCCTTCGAGTTGGGGCGCTGAGCCAACTCCGCACCGAGCACCGGCCTTGTACCTACCAGCAATGTCCCTGCAACCGGCATCGTGAGGAGTGCCCCCTTGACTCGGGTCTCTGTCCTGACACCAGCTGCACCACTcagaccaccaccaccaccactgcctccATGCCCCCCCTCAGCGCCAGACTCAGACCCACTCCATTCCCCATGTCCAGCCCCAGTCCAGCCCTTGATTTTTGGAAACGGGtcaggatggggctggaggaTATTTGGAACAGCCTCTCTTCAGTGTTCACAGAGATGCAACCA ATAGAGAGAAACCAGAGGTAA